Proteins encoded within one genomic window of Bacillus sp. F19:
- a CDS encoding PolC-type DNA polymerase III, whose amino-acid sequence MDELSKAQKERFQLLLQQIDLTDDAIFNHFINGAITKLTVHKQSKKWDFQFSFDRILPFEVYRIFYAKLTKAFSHIADVSFKISVNDQTFDEKLIADYWSVCVQEMQGISPPMLSLLNEQIPEVQGLKLIVKTRNETEAMAIKKKYTSVLQDSFAQYGFPLIQLDTTVNISKEEIQKFQEQKKLEDQEKMMLAITEMDKKDQDQQEAPQGPLMIGYAIKNDEEIKQINTIEDEERRITIQGYVFDAETRELRSGRTLSTFKVTDYTNSILVKMFARDKEDAVLLQTLKKGMWVKVRGSIQNDTFVRDLVMIANDINEIKPEIRQDTSDEKRIELHLHTPMSQMDAVSSVSSLVGQASKWGHPAVAITDHAVAQSFPEAYSAGKKNGIKVLYGVEINLVDDGVPIAYNEQDRFLPEATYVVFDVETTGLSAVYDTIIELAAVKIRNGEIIDRFESFANPHHRLSATTIELTGITDDMVATAPNVDEVLRRFKEWAGDDILVAHNASFDMGFLNVGYKQLLGAGKAANPVIDTLELGRFLYPELKSHRLNTLAKKFDIELTQHHRAIFDAEATGYLLLRMLKDAAQKGIENHNQLNDNMGQGNAYQRARPYHAILLAQNEIGLKNLFKLVSLSHIDYFYRVARVPRSQLIKHREGILVGSACDRGEVFEGMMQKSPEEVEDLAAFYDYIEVQPPEVYRHLIQMEYIKDEMALKEIITNLVNLGEKLEKPVVATGNVHYLQPEDKIYRKILVNSQGGANPLNRHELPNVHFRPTNEMLDCFSFLGKEKARKIVIDNTHRVSELIDEIKPIKDDLYTPKIDGADDEIREMSYSMARSIYGDHLPEIVEARLEKELKSIIGHGFAVIYLISHKLVKKSLDDGYLVGSRGSVGSSLVATMTEITEVNPLPPHYVCPDCKHSEFFNDGSVGSGFDLPNKECPECGAKYHKDGHDIPFETFLGFKGDKVPDIDLNFSGEYQPRAHNYTKDLFGEDNVFRAGTIGTVAEKTAYGYVKGYAGDNNLMLRNAEVDRLVQGCTGVKRNTGQHPGGIIVVPDYMDIYDFSPIQFPADATGSEWKTTHFDFHSIHDNLLKLDILGHDDPTVIRMLQDLSGIDPKTIPTDDKEVMKIFSGTESLGVSEEQIMCKTGTLGIPEFGTRFVRQMLEDTKPTTFSELVQISGLSHGTDVWLGNAQELIHDNTCTLSEVIGCRDDIMVYLIYQGLEPSFAFKIMESVRKGKGLTPEMVEEMKKNEVPDWYISSCLKIKYMFPKAHAAAYVLMAVRIAYFKVHHALLYYSAYFTVRADDFDIETMVKGSEPIKAKIVEINQKGLEASPKEKSLLTVLELALEMCERGYSFQKVDLYRSSATDFLIDGNSLIPPFNSIPGLGTNAAINIVKARQDGEFLSKEDLQQRGKVSKTIIEYLDKQGCLESLPDQNQLSLF is encoded by the coding sequence ATGGACGAACTTTCGAAGGCTCAAAAAGAGCGATTTCAGCTTCTGCTGCAGCAAATCGATTTAACAGACGACGCTATTTTTAATCATTTCATAAATGGCGCGATCACAAAATTAACGGTCCACAAGCAGTCAAAGAAGTGGGACTTTCAATTTTCATTTGACCGGATCCTTCCTTTTGAAGTGTACCGGATTTTTTATGCGAAATTAACAAAAGCGTTTTCCCATATAGCTGATGTATCATTTAAAATCTCCGTTAATGATCAAACATTTGATGAGAAATTAATTGCAGACTATTGGTCGGTTTGTGTGCAGGAAATGCAGGGGATCTCTCCTCCAATGCTCTCATTGTTAAACGAACAAATTCCTGAAGTGCAGGGACTAAAGCTGATTGTAAAAACGAGAAATGAAACAGAAGCGATGGCCATCAAGAAAAAATACACATCGGTTCTTCAGGATAGCTTTGCACAATATGGCTTTCCGCTCATTCAGCTGGATACAACTGTGAATATTTCAAAAGAAGAAATTCAAAAGTTCCAGGAACAAAAAAAGCTAGAAGATCAAGAGAAAATGATGCTTGCCATTACAGAAATGGATAAGAAAGATCAAGATCAGCAGGAGGCGCCTCAAGGTCCGCTGATGATCGGCTATGCCATTAAGAATGACGAGGAAATCAAACAGATCAATACAATTGAAGATGAGGAACGCCGTATAACCATTCAAGGTTATGTATTCGATGCTGAAACAAGAGAGCTTCGCAGCGGAAGAACGCTAAGCACATTTAAAGTTACGGACTACACAAATTCCATATTAGTAAAAATGTTTGCACGTGATAAAGAAGATGCAGTTCTCTTGCAAACACTGAAAAAAGGAATGTGGGTCAAAGTCCGGGGCAGCATTCAAAATGATACATTTGTAAGAGACTTAGTCATGATTGCAAATGACATTAATGAAATCAAGCCTGAAATTCGCCAGGATACGTCTGATGAAAAAAGAATAGAGCTTCATTTGCATACTCCGATGAGCCAGATGGATGCTGTTTCATCTGTCAGTTCTTTAGTCGGACAAGCGAGTAAATGGGGACATCCGGCTGTTGCAATAACAGATCACGCTGTTGCCCAGTCGTTTCCTGAAGCGTATTCTGCTGGCAAGAAAAATGGCATCAAAGTATTATACGGGGTTGAAATTAACTTGGTTGATGACGGAGTCCCGATTGCTTATAACGAACAGGACCGCTTCTTGCCTGAAGCAACATATGTCGTATTTGATGTTGAGACAACCGGCTTATCAGCTGTATACGATACGATTATCGAGCTTGCGGCCGTGAAAATCAGAAACGGCGAAATCATTGACCGGTTTGAATCGTTTGCAAATCCTCATCATCGTTTATCAGCGACAACAATAGAATTAACCGGCATTACAGATGATATGGTAGCAACAGCCCCAAATGTAGACGAAGTGCTGCGCAGATTTAAAGAGTGGGCAGGCGACGACATTTTAGTAGCGCATAATGCAAGCTTTGATATGGGCTTCTTAAACGTTGGATATAAACAGCTGCTTGGTGCGGGTAAAGCAGCCAACCCTGTCATCGATACTCTTGAACTCGGAAGATTTTTATATCCTGAGCTGAAAAGCCACAGGTTAAATACACTTGCTAAAAAGTTTGATATTGAGCTGACTCAGCATCACCGCGCTATTTTTGACGCAGAAGCAACAGGATATCTCCTGCTCAGAATGCTGAAGGATGCTGCACAAAAAGGAATTGAGAACCATAACCAGCTTAACGATAATATGGGGCAGGGCAACGCCTATCAGAGGGCGCGTCCTTATCATGCCATCCTGCTTGCTCAAAATGAAATTGGCTTAAAAAACTTATTTAAACTTGTTTCACTTTCTCATATTGACTATTTCTATCGTGTTGCACGCGTCCCAAGGTCTCAGCTTATCAAGCATCGAGAAGGCATTCTCGTGGGGTCAGCATGTGACCGCGGGGAAGTGTTTGAAGGGATGATGCAAAAGTCTCCTGAGGAAGTTGAAGATCTTGCAGCTTTCTATGATTACATTGAAGTGCAGCCACCTGAAGTATACCGCCATTTAATTCAAATGGAGTATATCAAGGACGAAATGGCACTGAAAGAAATCATCACGAACCTTGTGAATCTAGGAGAGAAGCTTGAAAAACCGGTAGTTGCAACTGGAAATGTTCACTATCTTCAGCCTGAGGATAAAATTTACCGCAAGATTCTAGTAAACTCTCAGGGCGGTGCGAATCCGCTGAACCGCCACGAGCTGCCAAACGTTCACTTCAGGCCCACGAATGAAATGCTCGATTGCTTTAGTTTCCTCGGGAAAGAGAAAGCCCGTAAAATTGTCATTGACAATACGCATCGTGTATCAGAATTAATAGATGAAATTAAGCCAATCAAAGACGACCTTTATACACCTAAGATCGACGGGGCAGACGATGAAATCCGTGAAATGAGCTACAGTATGGCGAGAAGCATTTATGGCGATCATCTTCCGGAAATTGTCGAAGCAAGACTTGAGAAGGAACTGAAAAGTATTATCGGCCACGGCTTTGCCGTTATCTATCTGATTTCGCACAAGCTTGTTAAAAAATCCCTGGACGATGGATATCTTGTTGGTTCAAGGGGTTCTGTCGGTTCATCCTTGGTTGCAACGATGACCGAGATAACAGAGGTTAATCCGCTGCCGCCGCATTATGTTTGCCCTGACTGCAAGCATTCTGAATTCTTTAATGATGGATCAGTAGGTTCCGGGTTTGATTTGCCGAATAAAGAATGTCCGGAATGCGGGGCAAAATATCATAAAGATGGACATGATATCCCATTTGAAACGTTCCTTGGATTTAAAGGAGACAAAGTACCTGATATCGATTTGAACTTTTCGGGAGAATATCAGCCGAGAGCACATAATTACACAAAAGATCTTTTTGGTGAAGATAATGTGTTCCGTGCCGGAACCATCGGTACAGTCGCAGAGAAAACGGCATACGGATATGTGAAAGGCTACGCAGGCGACAATAACTTAATGCTCAGAAATGCAGAAGTCGACCGTCTTGTTCAAGGCTGTACAGGCGTAAAAAGAAATACCGGACAGCATCCGGGAGGAATCATCGTTGTACCCGATTATATGGATATTTATGATTTTTCGCCGATTCAATTTCCGGCCGATGCTACAGGTTCTGAATGGAAAACAACTCACTTTGATTTCCACTCTATTCATGATAATTTGCTGAAGCTTGATATTCTTGGCCACGACGATCCAACAGTAATCAGGATGCTTCAGGATTTAAGCGGAATTGATCCGAAAACGATCCCGACTGATGATAAAGAAGTCATGAAAATCTTCAGCGGAACAGAATCACTTGGCGTATCAGAAGAGCAGATTATGTGTAAAACCGGAACACTTGGAATTCCCGAGTTCGGTACCCGCTTTGTCCGTCAAATGCTTGAAGACACAAAGCCGACTACTTTCTCTGAGCTCGTGCAAATCTCGGGACTTTCCCACGGTACGGACGTATGGCTTGGGAATGCCCAGGAATTAATTCATGATAATACTTGTACGCTGAGCGAGGTGATCGGTTGCCGTGATGATATTATGGTTTATTTAATCTATCAGGGACTTGAACCTTCATTTGCTTTTAAAATTATGGAGTCTGTTCGTAAGGGTAAGGGGCTTACACCTGAGATGGTGGAAGAAATGAAAAAGAACGAGGTTCCTGACTGGTACATCAGCTCGTGCCTCAAAATAAAGTACATGTTCCCGAAAGCACATGCTGCAGCATACGTATTGATGGCTGTCCGTATTGCTTATTTTAAAGTGCATCATGCCCTGCTTTATTATTCTGCCTATTTCACTGTACGCGCAGATGATTTTGACATCGAAACGATGGTAAAAGGGTCTGAACCAATTAAAGCCAAGATTGTAGAGATCAATCAAAAAGGACTTGAGGCATCTCCAAAAGAAAAGAGCTTGCTGACTGTTCTTGAACTTGCCCTTGAAATGTGCGAGCGCGGGTATTCTTTTCAAAAAGTAGATTTATACAGATCAAGCGCGACAGACTTCCTGATTGACGGGAACTCTTTAATTCCGCCTTTCAATTCCATTCCAGGGCTTGGAACCAATGCTGCAATCAATATCGTGAAGGCAAGACAGGACGGAGAATTCCTGTCTAAAGAAGACCTTCAGCAGCGCGGGAAGGTGTCAAAGACAATTATTGAATATCTGGATAAGCAAGGCTGTCTCGAGTCACTTCCTGATCAAAATCAGTTATCACTGTTTTAA
- a CDS encoding proline--tRNA ligase — MKQSMTFIPTLREVPADADIKSHQLLLRAGYMRQNASGIYSYLPLASIVLKKIEQIVREEMNRAGSSELLMPALQQAELWQESGRWYTYGPELMRMKDRHSREFALGATHEEVITSLVRDEVKSYKRLPLNLFQIQSKFRDEKRPRFGLLRGREFIMKDAYSFHASFESLDEVYEKMFQAYSNIFTRCGLNYRAVIADSGAMGGKDTHEFMVLSEVGEDTIAYSDTSQYAANIEMAPVINHYEKSGEEAKSLEKVETPDQKTIEEVASFLNTAKEQLIKSLLFKVDEKFVLVLVRGDHEVNDIKIKNLYGASIVELATAEETNQAFGVMPGYVGPVAVSSEVEIIADMAVQAIVNGVCGANEENFHYTGVNIERDAKVSQFTDLRFIEEGDLSPDGQGVIQFAKGIEVGHVFKLGTRYSEAMNATFLDENGRAQPMIMGCYGIGVSRTLAAIVEQFNDEKGIIWPAAVAPFQVHLISANAKNDVQAELSDKLYADLIEAGFEVLYDDRNERAGVKFADSDLIGIPVRVVVGKQAADGIVEIKVRKTGEGMDVSLSDLTGTISNLLSN; from the coding sequence ATGAAACAGAGTATGACATTTATTCCTACTTTAAGAGAAGTGCCTGCAGATGCTGACATAAAAAGCCATCAGCTTTTATTGCGTGCAGGCTATATGCGGCAAAATGCAAGCGGGATATACAGTTATTTGCCGCTTGCTTCCATTGTGCTTAAAAAAATTGAGCAAATTGTGCGAGAAGAAATGAATCGTGCGGGATCATCCGAGCTATTAATGCCAGCTTTGCAGCAGGCAGAGCTTTGGCAGGAGTCTGGCAGATGGTATACGTACGGTCCTGAGCTTATGCGAATGAAAGACCGTCACAGCCGTGAATTCGCCCTTGGCGCAACGCATGAAGAAGTCATTACTTCTCTTGTGAGAGACGAAGTAAAATCGTATAAAAGACTGCCTTTGAATCTATTTCAAATTCAATCTAAATTCAGAGATGAGAAACGTCCGCGTTTTGGTCTGCTTCGCGGCCGTGAATTTATTATGAAAGACGCTTACTCTTTTCACGCTTCTTTTGAAAGTCTTGATGAAGTGTACGAAAAAATGTTCCAGGCATACAGCAATATTTTCACACGCTGCGGATTAAATTACCGTGCAGTAATTGCGGATTCCGGTGCAATGGGCGGGAAAGATACACATGAATTCATGGTTCTTTCTGAAGTAGGAGAAGATACGATTGCTTACTCAGATACTTCTCAATATGCGGCAAATATTGAAATGGCACCTGTCATTAATCATTATGAAAAAAGCGGTGAAGAAGCTAAGAGTCTTGAAAAGGTAGAAACGCCTGATCAAAAAACAATTGAAGAAGTTGCATCTTTCTTGAATACAGCTAAAGAGCAATTAATTAAGTCTCTTCTTTTCAAAGTGGATGAGAAATTCGTATTAGTTTTAGTGCGCGGTGATCATGAGGTTAATGACATTAAAATTAAAAACTTATACGGAGCTTCAATTGTAGAGCTTGCCACGGCTGAAGAGACAAATCAGGCATTCGGCGTAATGCCGGGCTATGTAGGTCCAGTTGCCGTCAGCTCAGAAGTAGAAATTATTGCAGATATGGCAGTTCAGGCGATTGTAAATGGCGTGTGCGGCGCTAACGAAGAGAACTTTCATTACACAGGCGTGAATATTGAACGTGATGCTAAAGTCTCTCAATTTACGGATTTAAGATTTATTGAAGAAGGAGACTTATCTCCAGATGGACAAGGTGTCATTCAATTTGCAAAAGGTATTGAAGTCGGCCACGTATTTAAACTTGGCACACGCTACAGTGAAGCTATGAATGCAACATTCCTTGATGAAAATGGAAGAGCTCAGCCGATGATTATGGGCTGCTACGGTATTGGGGTATCAAGAACACTTGCAGCAATCGTTGAACAATTCAACGATGAAAAAGGAATTATATGGCCAGCAGCTGTTGCTCCGTTCCAGGTTCACCTAATTAGCGCAAATGCCAAAAATGATGTACAGGCTGAATTAAGTGATAAATTATATGCAGATCTTATAGAAGCTGGATTTGAAGTCCTTTACGATGACCGCAATGAACGTGCAGGAGTGAAATTTGCAGATTCAGATCTTATCGGCATTCCGGTAAGAGTCGTTGTCGGGAAACAGGCGGCGGACGGAATTGTTGAGATTAAGGTCCGTAAAACAGGTGAAGGAATGGATGTTTCTTTGTCAGATCTAACTGGGACCATTTCCAATTTATTATCCAATTAA